The nucleotide sequence TTTGGGGTTGGTATGGGAGGGAACAAAGACAcggaggggagaggagaggaagccatctaggatGAAATGGTGCTAGGTGCAAGTTAAACGGCATTAGAGTCAGGGTGGAAACTAAACCTAGACAACAATTCAGCAACCAAAAGTAGACCTCCTCTCATTAATTTTCTTGTTCATGGAAGGCAATAATACTAGGCATAGATGGAAGGCAACCAAAAGTAGATCTCCAATTAATTTTCTTGTTCATGGAAATGAATAATACTAGGCATAGATGTTTCAGTCGATGTAAAGTTTGTTTTCTATACAGTAGTCAAAACATCCTTGAGAAATTCCGTTTACTAATTAAGATGCCACTTATCCAGCAAGAATGGTGAGTTTGAACATTACATATTCCTAGCTTGTGATTGATCAAGGAAAGAGGTTATCTTATATTCTTATTGGAGAAAATGTAGGGCAAAGACAAAGATATACCTGATATACATGCTGCAGATAAAGAAAATGCTCTGTCTACAGAAAAGCAGCTTCACAGGTGGCCTTGTTGTGGCCTACTTGCTTGCACCTGCTACAGAGCCGTATAAGAGTGGTTGGCTTGTTGGGGTTAAACCGCTTCCTTCTAGGTTTATCTGATGTCCGTGGCCTGGGAGGCGGGACCATTGCCGCAGCGCTAAAATCAAGGGTGTCCATGTCGGGAATTGGGTAGATTGTTCCTGAGTATGTCTGACGGTAGCTATCTGTTGTGAAAAACTTTGAGCAGTATTCGTAGAAAGACCGCCCAATCCTGTTACACACAGCAATAACATGCATGCAGGGGAGGCCAGAAAGTTGCCACCTCCGGCACGTGCATTCGCAGTTTGCAAGATTAACAACAAAAATACCGCTGCCCCGCACTTCAAACACGGTCTCAGAAGAGCATAGCACGGTCAGCTTGCCAGCCTTGGTTATCTCATCCTTTGCTTTGTAATCAATGGAAGGTGTTAGAGGCCCTTCCCATGACTTGCAGGCTTCACGCCTCGCTTCTATTGTCTCCATTATTTTTGTCCTCAGAGAGTCCACCATCAGCACCATGGACCCCTCCTTCTTTGTAGGTATCCAGTTATTAAACGCATCAACAATGTTCGATGAGAAATGGTCATACCGACAGCCTCTGAAGATGGCATCTGACCAATGCTCTGGCTTACTCGCAATGATCCAGTCGGCAGCTTCAGTGGATATATTCCTTATGCTCTCAATTGATGCATTAAAATCATCAATGCTGCATGCTTGGGCTGCACGAGTAAAATCCTCGACCATCGCATCTCTTATCTGTTGCGACCATGGTCCCTTCTTCAGTTCTCCTTTGAATTCCTCCATGATATGATGCAAACAGAAGGCATGGTGGCTACCTTCAAAAGCATGTGCGACAGCAGCATCCAGACCCTTTTGTCCATTGGACAAGAATGTCATAGCATTCAATGGGTAGTTATGATACTGGAGAGCAATCCTCAGCTTCATCAAGAACCAAACCCAGTTCTCGTAATTATCATCTTCAACCACATTAAATGCAACTGGAAAGACACCATCATCTGCATCAACTGCAGCAGCAACCAGCAACTTATACTCATTTGTCGCTTTGAGCGGAACCTTGTCAAGAAAAAGGAGGGGCCTGCACCCACTTGCAAAGCCTTCCAAAGAAGCATGGAATGCAAAAATGAAACGTCTGTTTTCAGAGAACTCAGACAAGTCAAGTATACTCCCTGGGTTAGTCTGCATAAGCCTCTCCCCATACCAGGGCAAATGGCCGGATGCCTCCCTCTGAACATGAAACATCTCCTTCTGAGCCACTTCTCTACCTCGCCAAACCTGTGAATAGGTCAGCATAACCCCATACTCCTCATGTATTTCCTTCACAAGATCCTTTGGTTTGAGCAATGAGTTCTCACGCAGTTTCTGCTTAATGATGGTAGTCAGCCACTGTCTTGTTGCTCGCCGCTGACCCTCTCCGCCTTCTCCTCCACATGTATGCTCATCAGTCATTTTCTTGATAACAAATTTCTTGTTACGAGATGACTCGGATGCATGCAATCGCCAGGTGCAGCCATCCGCAACACACTTTACAGTGACACGGGTGGTTTCATTCTTAATAAATCGGTACACAAATCCTTTGCCGATGGAGTACTTGCACAACTGAGCTCGGAAATCCTTCACATTATCAAATTCTTGGCCAACACCTTTGATAATGTCCTCCCAAAACAAAGCAGGATTATTGGTAAGCTCCTGTGGAGGATCTATTATGATATCAGAACCATCATATGCATTGACTGCATCATCAAAAAAACCAGTAGGTTCCCTGCAAAAGCCATGCTGGCATCTGTGAAACTTATCCTTTTTACGAACTCTGTGGAGTACAAAAGACATAATAAAGTGAGCAGATAACTACCTTTGTGTGGTATCAACGAGAGCAAGCTTGTCATGATTCAGATCGTCTGGAGCAGAGGAAACAGCTCCAGCTGTGGTGGGAAAGGCAACATCATGGCCAAATTCCAGTGGAAAATCCCTAGTTTCATCCAAGGAAAATAGAAATCATAAGTTTTGGACAATATCGTATCACAAAGTAG is from Triticum aestivum cultivar Chinese Spring chromosome 3A, IWGSC CS RefSeq v2.1, whole genome shotgun sequence and encodes:
- the LOC123060186 gene encoding uncharacterized protein — encoded protein: MTEGGFVVAICQHGGEFTSGPNGNLIYKGGEAHAVDVSQEMSLDSFKDEVSKVFHVDVTDMSFKYFLPNNNRTLITISCDRDLQRMVDFTASAAQADVFVISRVENRSVVTYTGASTVKAGSNAHGDKRKRTASKNKASKSNKKTASATGVAVQADTNDLNQPTNDLNQPTNDLNQPTSDINQPRALVTLNDYNEDFPLEFGHDVAFPTTAGAVSSAPDDLNHDKLALVDTTQREPTGFFDDAVNAYDGSDIIIDPPQELTNNPALFWEDIIKGVGQEFDNVKDFRAQLCKYSIGKGFVYRFIKNETTRVTVKCVADGCTWRLHASESSRNKKFVIKKMTDEHTCGGEGGEGQRRATRQWLTTIIKQKLRENSLLKPKDLVKEIHEEYGVMLTYSQVWRGREVAQKEMFHVQREASGHLPWYGERLMQTNPGSILDLSEFSENRRFIFAFHASLEGFASGCRPLLFLDKVPLKATNEYKLLVAAAVDADDGVFPVAFNVVEDDNYENWVWFLMKLRIALQYHNYPLNAMTFLSNGQKGLDAAVAHAFEGSHHAFCLHHIMEEFKGELKKGPWSQQIRDAMVEDFTRAAQACSIDDFNASIESIRNISTEAADWIIASKPEHWSDAIFRGCRYDHFSSNIVDAFNNWIPTKKEGSMVLMVDSLRTKIMETIEARREACKSWEGPLTPSIDYKAKDEITKAGKLTVLCSSETVFEVRGSGIFVVNLANCECTCRRWQLSGLPCMHVIAVCNRIGRSFYEYCSKFFTTDSYRQTYSGTIYPIPDMDTLDFSAAAMVPPPRPRTSDKPRRKRFNPNKPTTLIRLCSRCKQVGHNKATCEAAFL